In Sphingomonas sp. PAMC26645, one DNA window encodes the following:
- a CDS encoding ATP-binding protein, with the protein MKRPDTPSRNRPGFAELFAALPVAVVVVDPDHRVAHANALAEQLLNLSERLMIGQPLDAIIPPPDDPRNRDGHALAVYDTEISTARGVKIRADFAETQIADYPGWRAITLHASATSRRLGHSADRAAGARAAVGAAAMLAHEIKNPLSGIRGAAQLLGAGELTTLIVTEVDRIAALIDRMQDFSDTRPLPLASENIYPLLGHARRLALAGFARGITIEERFDPSLPPAQINRDALLQIVINLLKNAREAVRNEREPRIVMTTAYRHGITVSSAPGKPRLPLPIEICIFDNGPGAPADIADHLFDPFVSGRREGQGLGLALVDKLTRDMGGIVQYGREGSPEMTVLRLLLPRAAS; encoded by the coding sequence TTGAAGCGGCCTGATACGCCATCGCGCAACCGGCCGGGGTTCGCGGAACTCTTTGCCGCACTGCCGGTGGCTGTGGTGGTCGTCGATCCCGACCACCGGGTCGCACATGCCAATGCGCTCGCCGAGCAATTGCTGAACCTGTCCGAGCGGTTGATGATCGGCCAACCGCTCGATGCGATCATCCCGCCGCCAGACGATCCGCGAAATCGGGACGGCCACGCTCTCGCCGTCTACGACACCGAAATCTCGACCGCGCGCGGAGTCAAGATCCGTGCAGATTTCGCCGAGACGCAGATCGCCGACTACCCGGGCTGGCGCGCCATCACCTTGCACGCATCCGCCACATCGCGGCGCCTTGGACACTCCGCGGATCGCGCGGCCGGAGCAAGGGCTGCGGTCGGTGCCGCGGCGATGCTCGCCCACGAGATCAAGAACCCGCTATCCGGCATCCGCGGTGCCGCGCAGTTGCTCGGCGCGGGCGAACTTACGACGCTGATCGTTACCGAGGTCGACCGCATTGCCGCGCTGATCGACCGCATGCAGGACTTCAGCGACACGCGGCCGCTGCCGCTCGCCAGCGAGAACATCTATCCGCTGCTCGGTCACGCGCGCCGGCTTGCGCTCGCCGGTTTCGCGCGCGGCATAACGATCGAGGAACGCTTCGACCCCTCGCTCCCTCCCGCGCAGATCAACCGCGATGCGCTGCTGCAGATCGTGATAAACCTGCTGAAGAATGCCCGCGAAGCCGTTCGAAACGAACGCGAACCGCGGATCGTCATGACCACTGCGTACCGTCACGGCATCACCGTGAGTTCGGCACCCGGCAAGCCGCGCCTGCCGCTGCCGATCGAGATCTGTATCTTTGACAACGGTCCCGGCGCCCCCGCCGACATCGCCGATCACCTGTTCGACCCGTTCGTATCGGGTCGGCGCGAAGGGCAGGGGCTTGGTCTCGCGCTCGTCGACAAGCTGACCAGAGACATGGGCGGCATCGTCCAATACGGTCGCGAAGGAAGCCCCGAGATGACCGTCCTTCGCCTCCTGCTGCCTAGAGCCGCATCATGA
- the dusB gene encoding tRNA dihydrouridine synthase DusB, whose translation MRNLAPIQIGPVRIESPVVLAPMTGVTDMPFRTLVRRYGSGLNVTEMVASQAAIRETRQSLQKAAWDRLEEPVSMQLIGCTPYEMGEAAKLSQDRGAAIIDINMGCPVRKVVNGDAGSALMRDTKLASAIIEATVRAVDVPVTLKMRMGWCHDSLNAPDLARIAEDLGIKLITVHGRTRNQMYKGNADWGFVRKVKEAVSVPVIVNGDICTIEDAEAAMDQSGADGLMIGRGSYGRPWVLGQVMEWFATGRRIDDPSITEQYDAIAGHYEAMLEHYGIETGVNMARKHIGWYTKGLPGSAEFRNKVNQVPDPKQVKAMLAEFYAPWRNLEAA comes from the coding sequence ATGCGTAACCTTGCTCCTATCCAGATCGGTCCTGTCCGGATCGAAAGCCCCGTAGTGCTCGCGCCGATGACCGGCGTCACCGACATGCCGTTCCGCACGCTGGTGCGACGCTATGGCTCTGGCCTCAACGTCACCGAGATGGTCGCCAGCCAGGCGGCGATCCGCGAGACGCGCCAGTCGTTGCAGAAGGCGGCATGGGACCGGCTTGAGGAGCCAGTGTCGATGCAGCTGATCGGCTGCACCCCGTACGAGATGGGCGAGGCGGCCAAGCTCAGCCAGGATCGCGGCGCGGCGATCATCGACATCAACATGGGCTGCCCGGTGCGCAAAGTCGTCAACGGCGATGCAGGATCGGCACTGATGCGCGACACCAAGCTCGCCAGCGCCATCATCGAGGCGACGGTCAGGGCGGTCGACGTGCCCGTGACCCTCAAGATGCGAATGGGCTGGTGCCACGACAGCCTCAATGCGCCCGACCTCGCGCGCATCGCCGAGGACCTCGGAATCAAGCTGATCACCGTCCACGGCCGCACGCGCAACCAGATGTACAAGGGCAATGCCGACTGGGGCTTCGTCCGGAAGGTCAAAGAAGCAGTGAGCGTACCGGTGATCGTCAACGGCGACATCTGCACCATCGAGGACGCCGAAGCCGCGATGGACCAGTCCGGCGCCGATGGCCTGATGATCGGTCGGGGCAGCTACGGCCGCCCCTGGGTACTCGGCCAGGTGATGGAGTGGTTCGCCACCGGCCGCCGTATCGATGACCCCTCGATCACCGAGCAATATGACGCGATTGCAGGGCATTACGAGGCGATGCTCGAACATTACGGGATCGAGACCGGGGTGAATATGGCCCGGAAACATATCGGCTGGTACACCAAGGGACTGCCCGGTTCGGCGGAGTTCCGCAACAAGGTGAACCAGGTACCGGACCCGAAGCAGGTCAAGGCAATGCTGGCTGAGTTCTATGCTCCCTGGCGCAACCTTGAAGCGGCCTGA
- a CDS encoding bifunctional 2-C-methyl-D-erythritol 4-phosphate cytidylyltransferase/2-C-methyl-D-erythritol 2,4-cyclodiphosphate synthase, whose product MTQAKRIVAIIVAAGTGVRAGGSVPKQFALIAGRPMIAYSHEAFATHPAIAETIVVVADGQQGLATTALGDAMILVGGPTRRESVTNGLAAVGDATHVLIHDAARPFLSHAVIDSLVATLKTRDAAIPVLPVTDTLARGSVLLGDIVPRADLNRVQTPQAFAVEALRAAHAVWPADEEATDDAQMVRRLGVGVALVQGSAMLEKVTHPEDFAAAEARVAYETRTAMGFDVHRLETGEELWLGGVLIPHDKGLSGHSDADVALHALTDALLGTIAAGDIGTHFPPSDPQWKGADSAQFLQHAAKLIADKRGRIDFVDLTIMCEAPKIGPHRAKMTARIADLLGLTLDRVSVKATTTERLGFTGRGEGIAAQAVATIRLPGSPL is encoded by the coding sequence ATGACACAGGCAAAGCGTATCGTTGCGATCATTGTCGCTGCCGGGACCGGCGTGCGCGCGGGCGGATCGGTCCCCAAGCAGTTCGCGCTGATCGCCGGCAGGCCGATGATCGCCTATTCCCATGAGGCGTTCGCGACGCATCCGGCGATCGCCGAAACGATCGTCGTCGTTGCAGATGGCCAGCAGGGCTTGGCGACCACAGCATTGGGGGACGCGATGATCCTGGTTGGCGGACCGACGCGGCGCGAGTCGGTCACCAACGGTCTCGCGGCGGTCGGCGACGCGACGCATGTGCTGATCCACGATGCCGCCCGTCCCTTCCTGTCGCACGCGGTCATCGATTCGCTCGTCGCCACCTTGAAGACCAGGGACGCGGCCATTCCCGTCCTCCCGGTGACCGATACGCTCGCCCGCGGCAGCGTCCTGCTCGGCGACATCGTCCCGCGCGCGGACCTCAACCGCGTGCAGACTCCCCAGGCATTTGCGGTGGAGGCCCTGCGCGCCGCGCATGCGGTCTGGCCTGCGGACGAAGAGGCCACCGACGACGCGCAGATGGTGCGACGGCTTGGCGTCGGCGTCGCGTTGGTGCAGGGCTCGGCGATGCTCGAGAAAGTCACGCACCCAGAAGATTTCGCGGCCGCCGAAGCGCGTGTCGCGTACGAAACCCGTACCGCGATGGGGTTCGACGTCCACCGCCTCGAAACCGGCGAGGAGCTCTGGCTCGGCGGCGTCCTGATCCCGCACGACAAGGGGCTGTCGGGGCATAGCGACGCCGACGTCGCGCTCCACGCGCTGACCGATGCGCTGCTCGGCACGATCGCGGCGGGCGATATCGGCACGCATTTCCCGCCGAGCGACCCACAGTGGAAGGGTGCCGACTCCGCACAGTTCCTCCAGCACGCCGCCAAGCTGATCGCCGACAAGCGCGGGCGGATCGATTTCGTCGACCTGACGATCATGTGCGAGGCGCCGAAGATCGGCCCGCATCGTGCGAAGATGACCGCGCGGATCGCCGACCTGCTCGGGCTTACGCTCGACCGGGTCAGCGTCAAGGCGACGACGACCGAACGGCTCGGCTTCACCGGGCGCGGCGAAGGCATTGCTGCGCAGGCGGTTGCGACCATTCGCTTGCCCGGATCGCCGCTTTGA
- a CDS encoding CinA family protein yields MDTILPAELVEAARKVVEQNRAIGRRVAVAESCTGGLVAAALTEIPGSSDVFEVGFVTYSNAAKLGVLKISSDVLETFGAVSIAVAWSMAQAALKQSGADIAVAITGVAGPGGGSLKKPVGTVVFGRAEKGRDPSDVHADRKDFGDLGRGGIRLQAALCALELLLPDASAP; encoded by the coding sequence ATGGATACGATCCTTCCCGCCGAACTGGTCGAGGCCGCACGCAAAGTGGTCGAACAGAACCGCGCGATCGGCCGCAGAGTCGCGGTCGCCGAGAGCTGCACGGGCGGACTCGTTGCGGCCGCATTGACCGAGATTCCCGGCTCCTCCGACGTGTTCGAGGTCGGTTTCGTCACCTATTCGAACGCCGCCAAGCTCGGCGTGCTGAAGATCAGTTCGGATGTGCTGGAGACGTTCGGCGCAGTCTCGATCGCGGTCGCCTGGAGCATGGCGCAGGCCGCGCTGAAGCAGTCGGGTGCGGATATCGCGGTTGCAATCACTGGCGTCGCCGGGCCGGGAGGCGGTTCGCTCAAGAAGCCGGTCGGCACCGTGGTGTTCGGTCGCGCTGAGAAGGGTCGCGACCCTTCCGACGTCCACGCTGATCGCAAGGATTTCGGCGATCTCGGCCGCGGCGGGATACGGCTTCAGGCCGCGTTATGCGCGCTCGAACTCTTGTTGCCGGACGCTTCGGCCCCGTAA
- a CDS encoding type II toxin-antitoxin system RatA family toxin produces MPKHSETRHLPYTPEQMFDLVADVGRYAEFLPWVSAMRVRSNSETETLADMIVGFKGLRETFTSRVQKVRPSELNVDYVDGPLKYLRNEWHFRPEPQGCAVDFTVDFAFKNRMFEMIAGQVFGAALRKMIGAFETRAAELYGAEASGNKSSSAHNAA; encoded by the coding sequence ATGCCGAAGCATTCGGAAACGCGCCATCTGCCCTACACGCCTGAGCAGATGTTCGACCTGGTGGCCGATGTCGGCCGCTATGCCGAATTCCTGCCGTGGGTCAGCGCGATGCGGGTGCGCTCGAACAGCGAGACCGAAACGCTCGCCGACATGATCGTCGGCTTCAAGGGCCTGCGCGAGACGTTCACGTCGCGCGTGCAGAAGGTCCGGCCGAGCGAACTCAACGTCGATTATGTCGATGGCCCACTCAAGTATCTGCGCAACGAATGGCATTTCCGACCCGAGCCGCAGGGCTGCGCGGTCGACTTCACCGTCGACTTCGCGTTCAAGAACCGGATGTTCGAGATGATCGCCGGGCAGGTGTTCGGCGCCGCGCTGCGCAAGATGATCGGCGCGTTCGAGACCCGCGCCGCCGAGCTTTACGGGGCCGAAGCGTCCGGCAACAAGAGTTCGAGCGCGCATAACGCGGCCTGA
- the lipA gene encoding lipoyl synthase, whose amino-acid sequence MNDMTPMAAPVRARKPDWIRVKAPTSAGFAKTRELMRSKSLTTVCEEAACPNIGECWSKKHATVMILGDTCTRACAFCNVKTGMPRAVDRMEPQNVADAAAQMGLNHIVITSVDRDDLPDGGASQFVKVIQAIRASNPTTTIEILTPDFRNKAQAAIESIVEARPDVYNHNLETVPRLYPTIRPGARYYASLRLLESVKKHDPSIFTKSGVMLGLGEERLEIHQVMDDMRCADIDFLTMGQYLQPTPRHAKVAEFVPPKAFDAYASIARAKGFLLVASSPLTRSSYHAGDDFERLRANRDAKLGVARI is encoded by the coding sequence ATGAACGACATGACCCCGATGGCTGCGCCGGTCCGTGCGCGCAAGCCCGACTGGATCCGCGTCAAGGCGCCGACCTCTGCTGGCTTCGCAAAGACCCGTGAGTTGATGCGCTCGAAAAGCCTCACCACCGTGTGCGAAGAGGCGGCGTGTCCGAACATTGGCGAATGCTGGTCGAAGAAGCATGCGACGGTCATGATCCTCGGCGATACCTGCACGCGGGCGTGTGCGTTCTGCAACGTCAAGACCGGCATGCCGCGTGCGGTCGATCGCATGGAGCCGCAGAACGTTGCCGATGCGGCGGCGCAGATGGGGCTCAACCACATCGTCATCACCTCGGTCGATCGCGACGATCTTCCGGACGGTGGCGCGTCGCAGTTCGTGAAGGTGATTCAGGCGATCCGCGCGTCGAACCCGACGACGACGATCGAGATTTTGACGCCCGACTTCCGCAACAAGGCGCAGGCCGCGATCGAGTCGATCGTCGAGGCTCGGCCCGATGTCTACAACCATAACCTCGAGACAGTGCCCCGGCTCTATCCAACGATCCGCCCCGGTGCGCGCTACTATGCGTCGTTGCGGCTGCTGGAGAGCGTCAAGAAGCACGATCCGTCGATCTTTACCAAGTCGGGCGTGATGCTCGGCCTTGGCGAGGAGCGGCTCGAGATCCATCAGGTGATGGATGACATGCGCTGCGCCGATATCGATTTCCTGACGATGGGCCAGTATCTCCAACCGACGCCGCGCCATGCCAAGGTCGCCGAGTTCGTGCCGCCCAAGGCGTTCGATGCCTATGCCTCGATCGCGCGCGCGAAGGGCTTCCTGCTTGTCGCGTCGTCGCCGCTGACGCGGTCGAGCTATCACGCGGGCGATGATTTCGAACGGTTGCGCGCTAACCGTGACGCCAAGCTGGGCGTCGCGCGCATCTGA
- a CDS encoding carbonic anhydrase, which produces MIEGYHRFKDGPWEEQRERWKELQEGQSPKVMIIACSDSRVEPAQIFDTLPGEVFVVRNVANLVPPYETGGGHHGVSAAIEFAVTQLKVEEIVVMGHEKCGGCKAALTQAFADADHGAGGFVSDWVSLLDGAREKVVAKYGDSEEAGREMELESVRTSIANLRTFPFVRRAEAAGTLALRGAYFGIDKGQMLLLNEDDEFIQAESPEAKSAKA; this is translated from the coding sequence ATGATTGAAGGCTACCACCGCTTCAAGGACGGCCCCTGGGAGGAGCAGCGCGAGCGCTGGAAGGAGCTGCAGGAGGGCCAGAGCCCCAAGGTGATGATCATCGCCTGCTCGGACAGCCGCGTCGAACCCGCACAGATTTTCGACACGCTGCCGGGCGAAGTGTTCGTCGTCCGCAACGTCGCCAACCTGGTCCCGCCCTACGAGACCGGTGGCGGCCATCACGGCGTGTCGGCGGCGATCGAGTTCGCGGTCACGCAGCTGAAGGTCGAAGAGATCGTCGTGATGGGCCATGAGAAGTGCGGCGGCTGCAAGGCCGCGCTGACCCAGGCCTTTGCCGACGCAGACCATGGCGCAGGTGGCTTCGTGTCCGACTGGGTCAGCCTGCTCGACGGCGCGCGCGAGAAGGTCGTTGCGAAATACGGCGACAGCGAAGAAGCGGGTCGCGAGATGGAGCTCGAGTCCGTCCGCACCTCGATCGCCAATCTGCGCACCTTCCCGTTCGTCAGAAGGGCCGAGGCCGCCGGTACGCTGGCGCTGCGCGGCGCCTATTTCGGCATCGACAAGGGCCAGATGCTGCTGCTCAACGAGGATGACGAGTTCATCCAGGCAGAGTCGCCAGAAGCCAAATCCGCGAAAGCCTAA
- a CDS encoding polyphosphate kinase, with product MTIHLADYEDGDEYDGKYKHDLAALQKRLEHIQVAHIVAGKSAIVMFEGWDAAGKGGIIQRLSAEWDPRNYKVWPISAPTADEKAHHFLWRFWNRLPANGNIAVFDRSWYGRVLVERVEGFASETEWRHGYDEINAFEAQQVESGTTLIKLFIHTTQKEQDRRLKARLDDPWKHWKTGLDDFHNRSRREDYLEAMAEMFARTDTATAPWTVIDGNDKKAARIAALTLIADRLEAGVSMVPPPLDPKVKKVAEKALGLR from the coding sequence ATGACGATACACCTGGCCGACTACGAAGACGGCGACGAATACGACGGCAAGTACAAGCACGACCTCGCCGCGCTGCAAAAGCGCCTCGAGCATATCCAGGTCGCGCACATCGTCGCGGGCAAGAGCGCGATCGTGATGTTCGAGGGTTGGGATGCGGCAGGGAAGGGCGGCATCATCCAGCGCCTGTCCGCCGAATGGGACCCGCGCAACTACAAGGTCTGGCCGATCTCGGCGCCGACCGCGGACGAGAAGGCGCATCATTTCCTCTGGCGCTTCTGGAACCGGTTGCCCGCCAACGGCAACATCGCGGTGTTCGACCGCAGCTGGTACGGCCGTGTCCTCGTCGAGCGCGTCGAGGGGTTCGCCAGCGAGACCGAATGGCGCCACGGCTATGACGAGATCAACGCGTTCGAGGCGCAGCAGGTCGAGAGCGGCACGACGCTGATCAAGCTGTTCATCCACACCACGCAGAAGGAGCAGGACCGGCGGTTGAAGGCGCGGCTCGACGATCCGTGGAAGCATTGGAAGACCGGGCTCGACGATTTCCACAACCGGTCGCGCCGCGAAGACTATCTAGAGGCGATGGCCGAGATGTTCGCGCGCACCGATACCGCGACCGCGCCGTGGACCGTCATCGACGGCAACGACAAGAAGGCGGCCCGGATCGCAGCGCTGACGCTGATCGCGGACCGCCTCGAAGCCGGCGTATCGATGGTGCCGCCACCGCTCGACCCGAAGGTCAAGAAGGTGGCGGAGAAGGCGTTAGGCCTTCGCTGA
- a CDS encoding APC family permease, which yields MRDDQMTPAPSLVRSLGVSGVLFLTLSVATPASSVFVIVPGMLQVAGTGAVWATLIAGLVCVATAFVYAELSSAWPVAGGEYVAVAHTLGPMAGFVMLGVNVFNNLLFPPVAGLGVSAVLGTLVPGLPQIPVAIAVVAGSTLVAILQIRVNAWLTGVFLLVEMLAIGAVVWLGFADTVRPIGDLLLHPVMPQGAALVPASPASIGLATSIAIFALNGYGAAVYFGEEMLDAPRLIARAIMASLALTLLFEGIPIVAVLVGTPDIHATLTADDPFGLLVTLRSGITMANWISIGVVVAIVNAVIACILACARFFYGTARDGSWGRPLDQWMTQVHPKFGSPWVGTLLVGGFGIVACFLPLQLLLVLSGTGLVAIYAGICVAAMVGRRTGQTAHAPYQMPLYPLAPVVTLLALGYVCWTSWLDREEGRPGLIMTAAQILLSIAYYWFVLRRRGAWNVQIPTLATESDA from the coding sequence ATGCGCGACGATCAGATGACACCGGCGCCAAGCCTCGTTCGCAGCCTCGGCGTCTCGGGCGTCCTGTTCCTTACCCTCTCCGTCGCAACCCCGGCATCGTCGGTGTTCGTCATCGTCCCCGGCATGCTTCAGGTCGCCGGCACTGGCGCAGTCTGGGCGACGTTGATCGCGGGACTCGTCTGCGTCGCTACCGCGTTCGTCTATGCCGAACTCTCGTCCGCCTGGCCGGTTGCGGGTGGCGAGTATGTCGCAGTCGCGCATACGCTCGGGCCGATGGCGGGGTTCGTCATGCTCGGCGTCAACGTCTTCAACAACCTGCTCTTTCCACCCGTCGCAGGTCTCGGCGTCAGCGCGGTGCTCGGCACGCTGGTCCCCGGCCTGCCGCAAATTCCCGTCGCGATCGCCGTGGTCGCTGGATCGACGCTCGTCGCGATCCTCCAGATTCGCGTCAACGCGTGGCTCACCGGTGTCTTCCTTCTGGTCGAGATGCTGGCAATCGGTGCGGTCGTCTGGCTCGGGTTCGCCGATACCGTCCGCCCGATCGGCGACCTGCTGCTGCACCCGGTGATGCCGCAAGGGGCCGCGCTCGTCCCCGCGTCCCCCGCCTCGATCGGCCTCGCCACCTCGATCGCGATCTTCGCGCTCAACGGTTACGGCGCGGCGGTCTACTTCGGCGAGGAGATGCTCGACGCCCCCCGCCTGATCGCCCGCGCGATCATGGCGTCGCTCGCGCTGACGCTGTTGTTCGAGGGCATCCCGATCGTCGCGGTCCTCGTCGGAACGCCGGATATTCACGCCACGCTCACCGCCGACGACCCGTTCGGCCTGCTCGTCACCCTCCGCAGCGGCATCACGATGGCGAACTGGATCTCGATCGGCGTCGTCGTCGCGATCGTCAACGCGGTCATCGCCTGCATCCTCGCCTGCGCGCGCTTCTTCTACGGCACCGCGCGTGACGGAAGCTGGGGGCGTCCACTCGACCAATGGATGACGCAGGTCCACCCGAAGTTCGGCTCCCCCTGGGTCGGCACGCTGCTGGTCGGCGGGTTCGGGATCGTCGCGTGCTTTCTGCCGCTCCAGTTGCTGCTCGTGCTCAGCGGCACCGGCCTCGTCGCGATCTACGCAGGGATCTGCGTCGCGGCGATGGTCGGCAGGCGTACCGGCCAGACCGCCCATGCACCCTACCAGATGCCGTTATACCCGCTTGCTCCGGTCGTGACACTGCTCGCGCTCGGCTATGTCTGCTGGACGAGCTGGCTTGATCGGGAAGAGGGGCGCCCCGGTTTGATCATGACGGCTGCGCAGATCTTGCTGTCGATCGCCTATTATTGGTTCGTCCTGCGCCGACGGGGCGCCTGGAACGTTCAGATCCCGACCCTTGCGACGGAGAGCGATGCATGA
- the aspS gene encoding aspartate--tRNA ligase has product MHAYRTHNCAALRPEQVGEEVRVSGWVHKKRDHGDLVFIDLRDHYGITQIVTDVSGPVFKVIEGLKSESVVTITGKVTARAPEAVNPNLPTGGIEIRATAATVQSMAGELPMPVAGEAEYPEDIRLRYRYLDLRRERLHANIMLRSQVITSLRNRMNSQGFTEFQTPILTASSPEGARDYLVPSRVHPGKFYALPQAPQMFKQLLMVAGFDRYFQIAPCFRDEDARADRSPGEFYQLDFEMSFVTQDDVFNAIEPVLHGVFEEFADWQGKGRQVSALPFKRIPYRESMLKYGSDKPDLRNPILIHDVGHHFVDSGFGLFAGIVAGGDVVRAIPAPNTADKSRKFFTDMNDWARAEGHAGLGYITQKNGELGGPIAKNHGEEATRKLIAEMGLGPNDGIFFAAGKELPASKLAGAARARIGADLGLIDENRFEFCWIVDFPMFEYDEDAKKVDFSHNPFSMPQGEMDALENKDPLDILAYQYDIVCNGVELSSGAIRNHRPEIMYKAFEIAGYTQADVDTNFAGMINAFKVGAPPHGGSAPGIDRMVMLLAGEPNIREVVLFPMNQKAEDLMMGAPSPVSAKQLKELNIRLTVDGPKDATKVVAPSAG; this is encoded by the coding sequence ATGCACGCCTATCGCACCCACAACTGCGCCGCCCTCCGCCCCGAACAGGTCGGCGAAGAGGTCCGCGTCTCCGGCTGGGTCCACAAGAAGCGCGATCACGGCGACCTCGTGTTCATCGATCTGCGCGATCACTACGGCATCACGCAGATCGTCACTGACGTGTCGGGCCCGGTCTTCAAGGTCATCGAAGGCCTGAAGAGCGAGAGCGTCGTCACGATCACCGGCAAGGTCACGGCCAGGGCGCCCGAAGCCGTCAACCCGAACCTGCCGACCGGCGGGATCGAGATCCGCGCGACCGCGGCGACCGTCCAGTCGATGGCCGGCGAGCTGCCGATGCCGGTCGCGGGCGAGGCCGAGTATCCCGAGGATATCCGCCTGCGCTATCGTTATCTCGACCTGCGTCGCGAGCGGCTGCACGCCAACATCATGCTCCGCAGCCAGGTGATCACGTCGCTGCGCAACCGCATGAATTCGCAGGGCTTCACCGAATTCCAGACGCCGATCCTGACCGCATCGTCGCCCGAAGGCGCGCGCGATTACCTGGTGCCGAGCCGCGTCCATCCGGGCAAGTTCTACGCGCTCCCGCAGGCGCCGCAGATGTTCAAGCAGCTGCTGATGGTCGCCGGTTTCGACCGCTATTTCCAGATCGCACCCTGCTTCCGCGACGAGGACGCTCGCGCGGATCGGTCGCCGGGCGAATTCTATCAGCTCGATTTCGAGATGAGCTTCGTCACGCAGGACGACGTTTTCAATGCGATCGAGCCCGTCCTGCACGGCGTGTTCGAGGAGTTCGCCGACTGGCAAGGCAAGGGCCGCCAGGTTTCGGCGCTCCCGTTCAAGCGCATCCCCTACCGCGAATCGATGCTGAAGTACGGCAGCGACAAGCCCGACCTGCGCAACCCGATCCTGATCCACGACGTCGGCCATCACTTCGTCGATTCGGGCTTCGGCCTGTTCGCGGGAATCGTTGCCGGTGGTGACGTGGTCCGCGCGATCCCCGCGCCGAACACCGCCGACAAGAGCCGCAAGTTTTTCACCGACATGAATGACTGGGCACGTGCCGAGGGGCATGCCGGGCTTGGCTACATCACGCAGAAGAATGGTGAACTCGGCGGCCCGATCGCCAAGAACCACGGCGAGGAAGCGACGCGGAAGCTGATCGCCGAGATGGGCCTCGGCCCGAACGACGGCATCTTCTTCGCCGCTGGCAAGGAACTGCCCGCCTCCAAGCTCGCGGGCGCCGCCCGGGCGCGGATCGGTGCCGATCTCGGCCTGATCGACGAGAACCGGTTCGAGTTCTGCTGGATCGTCGACTTCCCGATGTTCGAATATGACGAGGACGCGAAGAAGGTCGACTTCAGCCACAATCCATTCTCGATGCCGCAGGGCGAGATGGACGCGCTGGAGAACAAGGATCCGCTCGATATCCTGGCGTATCAGTACGATATCGTCTGCAACGGCGTCGAGCTGTCGTCGGGCGCGATCCGGAACCACCGTCCGGAGATCATGTACAAGGCGTTCGAGATCGCCGGCTACACGCAGGCCGACGTCGACACGAACTTCGCCGGCATGATCAACGCGTTCAAGGTCGGCGCACCGCCACATGGTGGCTCGGCGCCGGGGATCGACCGGATGGTGATGCTGCTCGCGGGCGAACCGAACATCCGCGAAGTCGTGCTGTTCCCGATGAACCAGAAGGCCGAGGACCTGATGATGGGCGCGCCGAGCCCGGTCAGCGCCAAGCAGCTGAAGGAACTCAACATCCGCCTGACCGTGGATGGTCCGAAGGATGCGACGAAGGTGGTCGCGCCGAGCGCGGGGTAA